A window from Drosophila yakuba strain Tai18E2 chromosome 3L, Prin_Dyak_Tai18E2_2.1, whole genome shotgun sequence encodes these proteins:
- the LOC6534026 gene encoding drebrin-like protein produces MAVSFEKNRAQIVAAWKDVLDDKSDTNWSLFGYEGQTNELKVVGTGDGGVEELNEDLNSGKIMYAFVRIEDPKTGLNKYLLINWQGEGAPVLRKGTCANHIRDVSNLLSGAHLTINARNEDDIDLDRLLKKLSTVSSAYSFKEPRGAMEEQKAPVGTNYTRVIPTKELNASVMQDFWKKEEAEEKLRQEAEKESKRLELQKLEQEQRSREEKEHKEREKLVISTTKLQPAHIPIKTSPQPLSPEKTAPGFSNNLTDAERMRQARNQEARELIGSRVGAAKAMFTKHTSEGQLQSKLNTQPPAKPARNSIAQRINVFNQNQPHDAPVPSPPRAVSPAKPLPVEAPEPVVPAPAITPAAPVAAEVVSTIAEVEESQPVDDFPLAHESEQFSTIKRSPHSKSNSLQSQSPDETTSSNETDTAVDQYQEEEVRTKVSVTVQQSQSAKSSGMSTLERNALTDLVNEDDFICQETLGDLGQRARALYDYQAADETEITFDPGDVITHIDQIDEGWWQGLGPDGTYGLFPANYVEIIN; encoded by the exons ATGGCTGTCAGCTTTGAGAAGAATCGGGCGCAAATAGTGGCCGCTTGGAAGGATGTGCTGGACGACAAGAGCGATACGAATTGGTCCCTCTTCGGCTACGAGGGTCAGACCAACGAGCTGAAGGTGGTAGGCACCGGCGATGGCGGCGTGGAGGAGCTAAACGAGGACCTAAATAGCGGCAAGATTATGTACGCCTTCGTCCGAATCGAAGACCCCAAAACGGGCCTCAACAAGTACTTGCTCATCAACTGGCAG GGCGAGGGCGCACCTGTGCTACGCAAGGGCACCTGCGCCAACCACATCCGCGATGTGAGTAATTTGCTTTCCGGCGCTCACCTTACCATCAATGCCCGGAACGAGGACGATATTGACTTGGATCGGCTTCTCAAGAAGCTGAGCACCGTGAGCTCCGCATACAGCTTTAAGGAACCTCGAGGCGCCATGGAGGAGCAGAAGGCGCCGGTGGGCACCAACTATACTCGGGTCATTCCCACCAAGGAGCTAAACGCCAGCGTTATGCAGGACTTCTGGAAAAAGGAGGAAGCTGAGGAAAAATTGCGCCAGGAGGCAGAGAAGGAGTCCAAGCGACTTGAGCTTCAGAAGTTGGAGCAGGAGCAACGTAGTCGCGAGGAGAAGGAGCACAAGGAGCGGGAGAAACTGGTCATAAGCACCACCAAGCTCCAGCCGGCCCACATACCCAtcaaaac GTCTCCGCAGCCTTTAAGCCCTGAGAAAACTGCACCAGGATTTTCCAACAATCTGACCGATGCGGAGCGCATGCGTCAGGCGAGGAACCAGGAGGCCCGCGAATTGATTGGCTCTCGTGTTGGAGCTGCCAAGGCCATGTTTACAAAGCACACGAGCGAGGGACAACTTCAGTCCAA ACTAAACACGCAACCGCCGGCCAAACCAGCTCGCAACTCGATTGCCCAGCGCATCAACGTTTTCAACCAAAACCAGCCTCATGATGCACCTGTGCCTTCACCACCACGCGCTGTGTCCCCTGCCAAACCGTTACCAGTAGAGGCTCCTGAACCAGTAGTCCCCGCTCCAGCTATAACTCCTGCTGCTCCGGTGGCTGCCGAGGTAGTTTCCACAATAGCGGAGGTTGAGGAGTCTCAACCGGTAGACGATTTTCCACTTGCCCATGAAAGCGAGCAGTTCTCGACCATCAAGCGATCGCCTCATAGTAAATCCAACTCGCTGCAGTCACAGTCACCGGATGAGACCACCTCTTCCAATGAAACAGACACCGCTGTTGACCAGTATCAGGAAGAGGAGGTCCGCACCAAGGTGTCAGTCACCGTGCAGCAGTCGCAATCGGCCAAGTCGAGCGGCATGAGCACACTGGAAAGAAATGCAT TAACGGATTTGGTGAACGAGGACGATTTTATCTGTCAGGAGACTTTAGGCGATCTGGGACAACGGGCACGAGCTCTATACGATTACCAGGCAGCCGACGAGACAGAGATCACTTTTGATCCAGGCGATGTCATTACGCATATCGATCAAATCGATGAGGGATGGTGGCAGGGACTGGGCCCTGATGGAACCTATGGACTGTTTCCGGCAAACTATGTCGAGATCATCAACTAG